In the genome of Panthera uncia isolate 11264 chromosome B3 unlocalized genomic scaffold, Puncia_PCG_1.0 HiC_scaffold_1, whole genome shotgun sequence, one region contains:
- the PSME2 gene encoding proteasome activator complex subunit 2 — MAKPCGVRLSGEARKQVDIFRQNLFQEAEEFLYRFLPQKIIYLNQLLQEDSLNVADLTSLRAPLDIPIPDPPPKDDEMETDKQEKKEAPKCGFLPGNEKVLALLALVKPEVWTLKEKCILVITWIQHLIPKIEDGNDFGVAIQEKVLERVNAVKTKVEAFQTTISKYFSERGDAVAKASKETHVMDYRALVHERDEAAYGELRAMVLDLRAFYAELYHIISSNLEKIINPKGEEKPSMY; from the exons ATGGCCAAGCCTTGTGGGGTACGCCTGAGCGGGGAAGCCCGCAAACAG GTGGATATCTTCAGGCAAAATCTTTTTCAGGAG GCAGAGGAATTCCTCTACAGATTCTTACCACAGAAAATCATATACCTGAATCAACTCTTGCAA GAGGACTCCCTCAATGTGGCTGACCTGACCTCTCTCCGGGCCCCACTAGACATCCCCATCCCAGACCCCCCACCCAAGGATGATGAG ATGGAAACAGATaagcaggagaagaaagaag CCCCTAAGTGTGGCTTTCTCCCTGGAAATGAGAAGGTTCTCGCCCTACTTGCCCTGGTTAAGCCAGAAGTGTGGACTCTCAAAGAAAAATGCATTCTG GTGATCACATGGATCCAGCACCTGATCCCCAAGATTGAGGATGGAAATGACTTTGGGGTGGCAATCCAG GAGAAGGTGCTGGAGAGGGTGAATGCAGTCAAGACTAAAGTGGAAGCCTTCCAAACAACCATTTCCAA GTACTTCTCAGAACGCGGGGATGCTGTGGCCAAGGCCTCTAAGGAGACTCATGTA ATGGATTACCGGGCCCTGGTACATGAGCGAGATGAGGCAGCCTACGGGGAGCTCAGGGCCATGGTGCTGGACCTGAGGGCCTTCTAC GCTGAGCTTTATCATATCATCAGCAGCAACCTAGAGAAAATTATCAACCCAAAGGGTGAAGAGAAGCCATCTATGTACTGA
- the EMC9 gene encoding ER membrane protein complex subunit 9 → MGEVEISARAYVKMCLHAARYPHAAVNGLLLAPAPRSGECLCLTDCVPLFHSHLALSVMLEVALNQVDVWGAQAGLVVAGYYHANAALDDQSPGPLALKIAGRIAEFFPDAVLIMLDNQKLVPQPHVPPVIVLENHGLRWVPKDKNLVMWRDWEESRQMVGALLEGRAHQHLVDFDCHLDDIRQDWTNQQLNTQITQWVGPTNGNT, encoded by the exons ATGGGGGAGGTGGAGATTTCGGCTCGGGCCTACGTGAAGATGTGTCTCCACGCCGCCCGGTACCCGCACGCCGCCGTCAACGGGCTCTTGCTGGCGCCCGCGCCGCGGTCGGGAGAATGCCTGTGTCTCACCGACTGTGTGCCCCTGTTCCACAGCCACCTAGCCCTGTCCGTCATGCTGGAGGTCGCCCTCAACCAG GTGGATGTGTGGGGCGCGCAGGCCGGTCTGGTAGTGGCTGGGTACTACCATGCCAATGCAGCTCTGGACGATCAGAG CCCTGGGCCCTTGGCCTTGAAAATCGCTGGGCGGATTGCAGAATTCTTCCCTGATGCAGTACTTATTATG TTGGATAATCAGAAACTGGTGCCTCAGCCTCATGTGCCCCCAGTCATCGTCCTGGAAAACCATGGTCTCCGCTGGGTCCCCAAGGACAAGAACTT AGTGATGTGGAGGGACTGGGAAGAGTCACGGCAGATGGTGGGAGCACTATTGGAGGGCCGGGCCCACCAGCACCTTGTGGACTTTGACTGCCACCTTGACGACATCCGGCAGGACTGGACCAACCAACAGCTCAACACCCAAATCACCCAATGGGTTGGTCCCACCAATGGAAATACCTGA